A genome region from Arachis duranensis cultivar V14167 chromosome 8, aradu.V14167.gnm2.J7QH, whole genome shotgun sequence includes the following:
- the LOC107460204 gene encoding uncharacterized protein LOC107460204, translating to MVENHEAQFGNINAQLSNITEILSKMALPSSNNTNQPSNSSNLPSQPLPNPKGGLNTITLRSETTLEEIPPRVMEDIHEEKVVVEVPYEEEEVDTKQDEEVSLKEPNRKAIMDESIPIPFTSMVKKAKKTPEFDLNMLQVFKMVEITIPLFDAIQQISKYAMFLKDLYTHKDRIGELETLSLGSSISSLMKPIPEKCSDPEPCLVCCCIGGFTFHDFDKNVITVVGIAEDVLVAIKDLVFPVDFYILEMPPMENKSSSSVLLGRPFLKTSKFKLDAFTSTYSFEVDDKTIKFNLEETMRHPPEEHSVLRCDVIDEVVAEIQREDHNKLYYPIVEEKDDHEGEQEKVVEN from the exons ATGGTAGAGAATCATGAGGCTCAATTTGGTAACATAAATGCCCAATTGTCCAACATCACCGAGATACTTTCAAAGATGGCTCTACCTTCCTCCAACAACACCAACCAACCTTCAAACTCTTCTAACCTTCCATCCCAACCCCTTCCAAACCCAAAGGGCGGTCTCAATACCATCACTCTACGGTCGGAGACCACATTGGAGGAGATACCTCCTAGGGTCATGGAAGACATTCATGAGGAGAAAGTGGTTGTTGAAGTTCCATATGAAGAAGAGGAGGTAGACACAAAGCAAGATGAAGAAGTGAGCCTTAAGGAGCCCAATAGGAAGGCTATAATGGATGAATCCATTCCCATCCCATTCACTTCCATGGTGAAGAAGGCCAAGAAAACTCCGGAGTTTGATTTAAACATGCTTCAAGTATTCAAGATGGTTGAGATAACTATCCCACTTTTTGATGCCATTCAACAAATTTCGAAGTATGCTATGTTTTTAAAGGACTTGTACACACACAAAGATAGGATTGGTGAGTTGGAAACATTATCATTGGGTAGTTCCATTTCTTCATTGATGAAGCCTATTCCAGAAAAGTGTAGTGACCCCGAACCATGTTTGGTGTGTTGTTGTATTGGTGGATTTACTTTTCATGact TCGACAAGAATGTGATCACCGTAGTAGGGATAGCGGAAGATGTACTTGTGGCAATCAAGGATTTGGTGTTTCCGGttgatttttatattcttgaaATGCCTCCGATGGAGAATAAAAGCTCCTCCTCTGTTTTGCTTGGTagacctttcttgaagacctcTAAATTCAAGTTGGATGCCTTTACCAGCACATACTCTTTTGAGGTAGATGATAAGACCATCAAGTTTAACTTGGAAGAGACCATGAGACACCCACCTGAAGAGCATTCCGTTCTCCGGTGTGATGTGATTGATGAGGTAGTGGCAGAGATACAAAGAGAAGATCACAATAAGTTGTACTACCCTATTGTTGAAGAGAAGGATGACCATGAGGGTGAACAAGAGAAAGTAGTTGAGAATTAA